The Nicotiana sylvestris chromosome 6, ASM39365v2, whole genome shotgun sequence genomic sequence AAAATCACACGCAAAAATCTCATTTCATATTTTTAAGCATGATTAGCAATATCATATGCAACGACGGAAAGGAAATTTTATGGatggttgaaattcattgaaaacatataaatgagtcaatatacaaaatttgaggaatattggaggtgatttggactgatttgatatcaaaattcatagttaaaattgagttcaaaaaattctcctgcgacacatgtatcaaatgTGTATCATGCATGTATCTCACATACAGGTAtatatggatatacatgtgatacacatttgatacaaatataatacatatgtgatacacagatcattttttcatgttcatcttctacttcgaattttcaattcaaaccacctcaaaactccaccaaatcactccaaaactgagattcaagctccttaaggtATATCCAATCTATTCTAACAACGCTCACTCAAACGAAAGTAAAAATTTggcctttctcttcttttttttactacaaatagctaattgactaatattagtaatatttaatgaattggccaatttttgtaataagctacttataaatgAACATAGCTAGTAGTTTCCCTGTCATTTTTAGTCCAcgtcagaaactatttatatttggtagctgaaaaagtgtataaaatttgtataattttttagttaacatacaaaatgtgtatatatatatatattaaaaaaatatacatttttgggcaattattttgagagcgactatacaatatcatttttcTGTTAAAATATGGGTATATTTGCAAATTTACCCAACGGCAAGAGGATAAACTCAAATTATTAAATTTAAACAATAGTAGAGGAGTATATTTGGTCCTTTAACGTATTTTAAATGTTTACTAATTTTTCGGGGAACATGTTGGTCTGGTAAATTTTTCCTTAagcaacaaaaattcaaaagagAACGCCATGTTAATCTGTTATTTGAATAAAATCCAGGTCTCTTTAGTAATTTATATATCTTTCCTTTTCGTTCCCCTTTTCACCACTTAAAAGGATGTTTCATTTGAAAACAGGGAATTCTCAAATATgccggaaaaaaaaaaagatttattcAATGGAGTCACCATCTAAACTCGTCAATAAATTCTCGCTAATTACAACGGCCATCAAATTTTGGCTCGCTAAGTTCCCATCAGGGGCATCCAATTTCGGAACGTGACATAAGGTCTATCCGAAAGAGACACAATAACAGGCATGGATGTCTGCCGCAGTAGTCTCTTGAATGCTGATAGATCAGGGGATTTAGTAACATATGGCaaacaaaaataagaaagaaatccTTGTCTGCATATTTCATTGGATTGAAAACAACAGATATCAGCATCCTTCCATTCGTGTACATACGCAATTGGGGATGATCAGAAACCAAAACCCATAAACCTTTGTTGCATAAGACAGTCCAACTTATTTGTTCCACTATTGCTACTATAATATACAAGTCACATAAACATTTTAAACTCTAGATCCAGTCAAATACCATCATAGAAAACTATGGAAGGTAGAACTCAGCTGTCTGCTACTGAGACGAACGTGATTATAGAACTGGGAGATTGTCAAAGAACTCTCAGAATATTTCACATTCAAGGAGGGTTCTGAGAGATAAATCCTTAGTTAGTAGTATAGAAAACAAAAGCAGTTTTCAGTTAAATGATAGCTTCCAATAACATGAGTTTAGTCTCCACCAAAAGATTTGGGAGACATTTTATGCAATATAAATTTGTCTTCGACAGTTAAAAAAATAGTACCAAAAAAAGGGCTGTCCAGCATGGTAGTCTCCACTCAGCCGCAAAATTAAGCATGACAAGATTTAACTGCAAGCACATAAAACAAGTTAGACAAGTTGGAAGATTAGTGACATAAGATAAATCCATTACTAATCTAGCAAGTATTGTTTCTAATACAAAACCCGAATGAAACAGATGAAATTTTCCTCCACATTAGAAGCCaacaaaataaataagaaataatACAGTAATAATTTATGTTGCTTCAACGCCACAAATATCAACCAGGATCTATCACAGTTGAAAAATAATATTCATTTCTACGTACAGTGAGCATTCGGAGCTCAGAAAAAGCAACTCTCAAATACTATGGTGGTTTCAGACTTTCAGCAATAAAAGGTCAAAATTTCCTGATATGAATAGATGTTAGTTACTCTAACCAcataactcttttccttttctttctaagCTGAGCAATCCAAGGAGACACATGGTTCAGGCAATCTTACTTTAAACACCTTCACCTTGAGATAGGGTGCATCTTCAAACTTTAACAGAGCTTTCAGATCAGATGGTTTGGGTTCACTTACTAAtcaaaaattggataacaatgggaccaataaatataaaaaaaccCTTTAACATAATCCAGGTAAAGTAAGAGGTTTTTACATCATTGCTTTTGTCTTGCTAAGCTTCAAGCAGGAGTAGAGAAAATTATCTAAGGCTTCTTTTATCCCACCTCAATGAGATAATATAACGACTTTAAGTGGGCTAATTCATCCCGCTACTCTCAGCATATCTCATAGTTCTAGGCCAATAAGATCATAACATTCCACTATACTGACAGAGATTACAGCTGAAACGAAGTATGATATTTTTTTGCAATTAACAGTAGATGAGTGACATTAAGAATAGTACGCCCAACATGTCAGGGCAAATTATATTCAGAAGAACATTTAAAACCAATAACCTAAGCAATCTTCCATAAGGAAACATTGTTTGGCCATCATTGTGATGTAAAAAGCCCATTAAAAGAGACCAAGAGCTGTACACGAACAAAGTTGGTTCCAATTCACAACAAATAGAAGTCTACACATCAAGTACATGTAAATACTTTTTAATCAAATGAGTTACATACATGCAGAGTatataaaacaaaaaaatgataaaacattCACTAAGCAATCGCCTTTCTGAGAAATGCAATATCTGGAAATGATCCACGTGTCTTGTTTAATGTGTCGGTAAGCAtatcaatcaacaacaacaacaacgacccagtaaaattccactagtggggtatggggagggtagtgtgtacgcagaccttaccccaacTCTGAGGGAATAGAGAgtttgtttccgaaagaccctcagttcaagaagacgaaaagagacaatatCAGTACCACCAATAGAAACCATAGAAAACTCAAGGTCTTTTTGGTGCTCTAGTCAACTCAAACATAATTCTATTCATATAGGTCAACTGAATTTTTTTAGAACAGACGCATCCAAAGGCTATGGCGAATCCATGGAGAGGTAGAGGTACGCAGTAGAAGTATTGGCGAGATGTGATCAAGAAAGACATGACATATCTTCAGATCTCCGAGGGCATGGCCCTTGATAGATAGGTGTGGaagtcgaggattagggtagtaggTTAGTGAGTAGTCGAGCATTTTTCTCTTTCAAAcctataattccctttcttaccTGTAGTACTACTGTTATTCTCATATTTCCTAGTCTTAGATCTCTTTTACTACTTGTTGTTTCGTTTACTTCGGTTCTGTTATTTTTCTGGTTGTTGTTACTGCTCTTCTTTCCGTAGTCTTTGTCATTACTGCTGTGATTATGCTTtcattgagccgagggtctaccggAAACAACTTcgctaccttcacaaggtaggggtaaggcctgcttacatactaccctccccaaatcCCTCTTGTAGGAATACACTGGGTATGTTGCTGTTGTAGACGCACCCAAAGGCATAAACCATGTACATCAAGCATTTTTTGATAGACCATGTAAAAAAACTTAAATAGCCCAAGAGACAACCAAATAAAGTAAAGTTTGCTCCCACACTTTTTGATAAAATTTGCTCCCCCACTTTCTGAACAATAACTCAACAGTCAACACCCCTTAATCCTGTTCCTTTACAGTCAGTTATTTTGATCTCccttttggtttattttttttctttttataacgAAGCAAAAGCACCAACTTGGCAGACTACAAAGATGTACATAAAGTTCACAAAGAGCTCATAAATCAATAAAGACACCCGCTTGTTCTGGTTGCCCCAAAAAAACCAGTCGTCAGGCCCTATCACATTGCTTTTAAATGCTTTTCCTGCTTCTTTACTTCAATATTTGCCAAGCTATGTAAAATAGTATCATCTCCCATATCCTGCTTCCCTCGTTCCATATTTGCTATGCAATGTACATGCTATTATCTATCATGTCTTCTTTGCTTCTTTTTCCATTAGTAACAGCGTTGCTAAAGCTCGTTTTAAGTTCACCTAGACCCTGAAGCTCGGGGAAGCCCAGGTTGTGCCCTATCCCTCGCTCGGTTGATGCTTTAGAGTGCATCAAGGTGCTAAGGCGTGTGCACCTTCACCGATGGGTTATCTTTAAGAGCACAGCAACATGTTATAGTTTTTCCATTCTCTTGTCTAAATCGTGTCCACCTTCACTCATGGTTCTGTCTTTAAGGGCACAACAACACACACATACAacaccacacacacacacaaaacacACGCACGCACACACATATGCTGGCTTGATTATAGTCAAAATTTTCTTCATTAGCGGTTTTCTTGGCTAAACCGCTAAAGCCCACGCTTTAATTACGCTTTGCGTTTAAAGCTCTAAAAGACCTTGGCGCTTTTTACACTTTTTGCTTTTGACTACTCTGATTGGGACATAATTTTTCAAGACAGCTCTAAATGAGCTAGAAACATATACCACCATCTTCTGGTCAAATATGTAGCTTCTATTGCAAAGAATCAAGCCCCATTTCTTCAGGTTGTCAGGAATTAGGATGGCATCATGTATGGTCGTCCACCCAAAGGAAGTAATTTCTGGCGGAGCTTTTGTCCTCCAAATTGCTTTCAGAAATGTTTCCACAGGGCATTCTCCTTCGCCAAACTAAAAATAGTAGGATTTACTGGAGAAACGGTTGGCATTATCTCCGTTCCACCTTAATTCATCTCTTTTTGTAGCCGAGGCAACTGGATTTGTATCACATCAGGGAAATTGTTCATTACCTCAAACTCCTAGCATTTAAGTCTCTTCTGAATCTTACATTAATTGATTCTTCCTGACTCAACCAGAGCTTCTGGATTCTTTACAGCTCGCAATCAAGCCTTTGGAACTCACATTCTAGCCTGTCTCTCGATCTGTCTTCTAAcctgaaaatttcttttgttacTAGGCTCAGTATCCTATTCAACCCGGTTGCAGTTCTTAGCATGAGTTTCTAAGCTTTTTCCTCTACATTACTCCTAAAAAACTCCTAAGACTTTCCTACATAAAAATTTTGGCTTTCTACATCTGAGAGTATTGTTGTTACAAAGGTATTCATATATCCTATAGTTTCAGGGCACATATCCTTGCTTTGACCACTCGTAACTCCTGAATTACAAAAATAAATCCTCTGCCTCAAACTCTGGCGCACTTCAGGAAAAAAAATGTTTCACCTTTTATCATCTACTTACAATCGGGAATGcaaacataaacaatccttttgCACTCAACAAGAAACCCCTTAAAACTACAGCTCGTTATACATAGTCATAAAAGCCTAAAAGCCAAATTTCCGTTCATTAGCTGCccttacaacttgtttggatggttgttatgtatcgtttcataatgtatcatattttattgtattgtattttactGTATCGTTTTGATGTatataatgtttggatagattgtattgtttgatGTCATGCACTAATAATacgaagaataaacttgcaatattataaataAAAAGTAAGGTACTAGGTAAAATTATTAGATAAAAAGATAGGGTAGGagtatttaataataaaaaagagcAAGATTAGAGAAAAAATTAGGTAACGACCACACCTAATCGGTCGCTCCGTAAAGTGACACTTCCGCCGTTACGTCACAAAGgatttaacaatacgatacaataaaacttaagtaacaatcaaaacaaacattatatttaaaagtaacaatacgatacaatacaacatgtaacaaccatccaaacaagctgttagttTCTTAAACATTTCATACTGTAAAGATGAATCAACATAGAGATCTACAGTATAAATTCAATTTAAGGTTACAGGACTTACTTCTTATGCCTCTGCGCAAATCGAGAGTTCTTTGCTTCCTCCTCTGCAAAAGTTTCAAACATCGCCAAAACATAATCGGATTCAATCATCATAACAGAGACATTGAGATATATAAACAGATTATAGAAAAGAGAGAAACACGGTGCAGACCAGTGAGGCCGAGGGACATTTTGGTGATGATAGCGCCGGTGACGGCAAAACCCACCAGGAACGGCCAGTTGCGGCTCCATTCCCTCCGGAAAAACACCGGCCACGCGTCGAATTTTCTCATTTCCAAACTTAGGCTTCTGTCTTCTCTCTCTCCTTTGGTAGAATTTCCTCGATAATGGAGTACAATGTTAGATTGGCAGCTAACGCAAGAGTAAAAGCTGGTATAAGGGTCTGTTTGTTTCAAGGTATAAAGAAATAATGCTGTAATTTATACtaatttgttataaaataaagacggTAAAGTAAAgataagtatagagagaaactgatatattattcgaattcaaattgatgtacataatgaactgaaatctacgctatttatagaagaaaggaagttgttgtgtaagttactactgcaagctgctgtaaGCTGATactgcaagctgttgtgtaagttgctattataccagatatggataa encodes the following:
- the LOC104222083 gene encoding ATP synthase small subunit 6, mitochondrial-like; this translates as MRKFDAWPVFFRREWSRNWPFLVGFAVTGAIITKMSLGLTEEEAKNSRFAQRHKK